In a genomic window of [Empedobacter] haloabium:
- a CDS encoding ABC transporter permease, with protein sequence MSAAPLQAPAPQPAAGTPPARGPGLLAHPLAKPLLALAALLVLDLIFIPGFFHLQIRDGHLYGPLIDIVNRAAPLMLAALGMTLVIATRGIDISVGAVVALSGTVAAMLIGGTMVVNDGVPEYVANTPMALALAAALGAAILCGAWNGLLVAGLKLQPIVATLILMVAGRGLAQLLTDGQIVTVYYKPFFFLGSGYLLGIPFALWLVAAVLLVVGLLLKKTALGLFIQAVGINPVAARLAGLRTATLIFAVYVFCSACAGLAGLMIASNIKSADANNAGLLLELDAILAVTLGGTSLAGGKFSLAGSMIGALIIQTLTYTIYSLGVPPEVNMVVKSIVVFAVCLSQSAGFKNLWKGRA encoded by the coding sequence ATGAGCGCCGCCCCACTGCAAGCACCGGCTCCGCAACCGGCGGCCGGCACGCCACCCGCGCGCGGCCCGGGGCTGCTCGCGCATCCGCTGGCCAAGCCGCTGCTGGCCCTCGCCGCGCTGCTGGTGCTGGACCTGATCTTCATCCCCGGCTTCTTCCACCTGCAGATCCGCGACGGCCACCTGTACGGGCCCCTGATCGACATCGTCAACCGCGCGGCGCCGCTGATGCTGGCCGCGTTGGGCATGACCCTGGTGATCGCCACGCGCGGCATCGACATCTCGGTGGGCGCGGTCGTTGCGCTGTCCGGCACGGTCGCCGCGATGCTGATCGGCGGCACGATGGTCGTCAATGATGGCGTGCCCGAGTACGTGGCCAATACGCCGATGGCGCTGGCCCTGGCCGCGGCCCTGGGCGCGGCCATCCTGTGCGGCGCCTGGAACGGCCTGCTGGTGGCCGGCCTGAAGCTGCAGCCCATCGTCGCCACCTTGATCCTGATGGTGGCAGGCCGCGGCCTGGCGCAGCTGCTGACGGACGGCCAGATCGTCACCGTCTACTACAAGCCGTTCTTCTTCCTGGGCAGCGGCTACCTGCTGGGGATTCCATTCGCGCTCTGGCTGGTCGCGGCCGTCTTGCTGGTGGTCGGCCTGCTGTTGAAGAAGACGGCGCTTGGCCTGTTCATCCAGGCGGTCGGCATCAATCCCGTGGCCGCGCGCCTGGCCGGCCTGCGCACGGCCACGCTGATTTTTGCCGTCTACGTGTTCTGCTCCGCCTGCGCCGGCCTGGCCGGCCTGATGATCGCGTCCAACATCAAGAGCGCGGACGCCAACAACGCCGGCCTGCTGCTGGAACTGGACGCCATCCTCGCCGTCACCCTCGGCGGCACCTCGCTGGCGGGCGGCAAGTTCAGCCTGGCCGGCAGCATGATCGGCGCGCTGATCATCCAGACCCTGACCTACACGATCTATTCGCTGGGTGTGCCGCCGGAAGTGAACATGGTCGTCAAGTCGATCGTCGTCTTCGCCGTCTGCCTGTCGCAGTCGGCCGGCTTCAAGAATCTGTGGAAGGGCCGCGCATGA
- a CDS encoding sugar ABC transporter ATP-binding protein: protein MAIEAKAGPARPVLELAGIHKAFPGVKALSDAGLRLYPGEVHTLMGQNGAGKSTLIKVLTGVYTPDAGTILLDGRPVSPRSTLEAQQLGISTVYQEVNLCPNLSVAENIFIGRYPKTLFGIDWAAMRRNAQALLRQLEVDIDVTAPLSRYPLAIQQMVAISRALDISAKVLILDEPTSSLDEPEVQLLFRVLRRLREQGMAILFVTHFLDQTYAISDRITVMRNGEREGEYPCSELSRLALVNKMVGAPAAPEPAEAMQHAEAVAHGEVLLATRDLARKGVLAPVDVTIHQGEVLGLAGLLGSGRTELARLLFGADKADGGTIAIGGRERTFTTPRDAIAAGIGFCSEDRKHEGAILALSVRENLILALQAKAGMLRAIPLKRQQQLATDYVKWLGIKTASIETPIGTLSGGNQQKVLLARWLATDPRLLILDEPTRGIDVRAKQEIMDYVTKLCRKGLSILFISSELPEVLRCSDRMVVMRDRKACGEYRRGELDEQSVLTVIAGEQA from the coding sequence ATGGCCATCGAAGCAAAGGCCGGCCCGGCGCGGCCGGTGCTGGAACTGGCCGGCATCCACAAGGCCTTTCCCGGCGTGAAGGCGCTGTCCGACGCCGGCCTGCGCCTGTATCCGGGCGAGGTACACACGCTGATGGGCCAGAACGGCGCCGGCAAGTCCACCCTGATCAAGGTGCTGACGGGCGTCTATACGCCGGACGCCGGCACCATCCTGCTGGACGGGCGCCCTGTCAGTCCCCGTTCCACCCTGGAGGCGCAGCAGCTGGGCATCAGCACGGTCTACCAGGAAGTCAATCTGTGCCCGAACCTGTCGGTCGCGGAAAACATCTTCATCGGCCGCTATCCGAAAACGCTGTTCGGCATCGACTGGGCCGCCATGCGGCGCAATGCGCAGGCGCTGTTGCGCCAGCTGGAGGTCGACATCGACGTGACGGCGCCGCTGTCGCGCTATCCGCTGGCGATCCAGCAGATGGTGGCGATCTCGCGCGCGCTCGACATCTCGGCCAAGGTGCTGATCCTGGACGAGCCCACGTCCAGCCTGGACGAGCCGGAAGTGCAGCTGCTGTTCCGCGTGCTGCGCCGCCTGCGCGAGCAGGGCATGGCAATCCTGTTCGTCACCCATTTCCTCGACCAGACCTACGCGATCTCGGACCGCATCACCGTGATGCGCAACGGCGAACGCGAAGGCGAGTACCCCTGCAGCGAATTGAGCCGCCTGGCGCTCGTCAACAAGATGGTGGGGGCACCGGCCGCGCCGGAGCCGGCGGAGGCCATGCAGCACGCCGAGGCCGTGGCGCATGGCGAGGTGCTGCTGGCCACGCGCGACCTGGCGCGCAAGGGCGTGCTGGCCCCGGTGGACGTGACGATCCACCAGGGCGAGGTCCTCGGTCTGGCCGGCCTGCTGGGCTCCGGCCGCACCGAGCTGGCGCGCCTGCTGTTCGGCGCCGACAAGGCCGACGGCGGCACGATCGCCATCGGCGGGCGCGAACGCACGTTCACCACCCCGCGCGACGCCATCGCGGCCGGCATCGGCTTCTGTTCGGAAGACCGCAAGCACGAGGGCGCGATCCTGGCGCTGTCCGTGCGCGAGAACCTGATCCTGGCGCTGCAGGCCAAGGCCGGCATGCTGCGCGCCATCCCCCTGAAACGCCAGCAGCAGCTGGCCACCGACTACGTCAAATGGCTGGGCATCAAGACGGCCAGCATCGAAACCCCGATCGGCACGCTGTCCGGCGGCAACCAGCAGAAGGTGCTGCTGGCGCGCTGGCTGGCCACCGACCCGCGCCTGCTGATCCTGGACGAACCGACGCGCGGCATCGACGTGCGCGCCAAGCAGGAAATCATGGATTACGTAACGAAGCTGTGCCGCAAGGGCCTGTCGATCCTGTTCATCTCGTCGGAGCTGCCCGAGGTGCTGCGCTGCAGCGACCGCATGGTCGTCATGCGCGACCGCAAGGCCTGCGGCGAGTACCGCCGCGGCGAGCTCGATGAACAGTCCGTACTGACGGTGATCGCGGGAGAGCAGGCATGA
- a CDS encoding ABC transporter substrate-binding protein — translation MNTFRRNLIAAAIALAGSSAAFNALAAKPLVMGFSQVGAESEWRTANTVSIKDAAKKAGVNLKFADAQQRQENQVKAIRSFIAQRVDVIAFSPVVESGWDTVLREAKAAKIPVILTDRDVNVTDRSLVVTMIGSDFVEEGRRAARWLVDYAKKNPGKNLNIVELQGTVGSAPAIDRKAGFEEIIKGNPQLKIIRTQTGEFTRAKGKEVMEAFLKADGKNINVLYAHNDDMAIGAIQAIEEAGMKPGKDIVIVSIDGVKGAFEAMMQGKLNVTVECSPLLGPQLMQVAKDVVAGKPVPKRIVTQESVFPAEVAAKEFPNRKY, via the coding sequence ATGAATACCTTCCGCAGGAACCTCATCGCCGCCGCCATCGCCCTGGCCGGCAGCTCCGCCGCCTTCAACGCGCTCGCCGCGAAACCGCTGGTCATGGGCTTCTCCCAGGTCGGCGCAGAAAGCGAGTGGCGCACCGCCAACACCGTCTCCATCAAGGATGCGGCGAAGAAGGCCGGCGTCAACCTGAAGTTCGCCGACGCCCAGCAGCGCCAGGAAAACCAGGTCAAGGCGATCCGCTCGTTCATCGCCCAGCGCGTGGACGTGATCGCGTTTTCGCCGGTCGTCGAATCGGGCTGGGACACGGTGCTGCGCGAGGCGAAAGCCGCCAAGATCCCCGTGATCCTGACCGACCGCGACGTCAACGTAACGGACCGCTCGCTGGTGGTGACGATGATCGGCTCCGACTTCGTCGAGGAAGGCCGCCGCGCCGCCCGCTGGCTGGTGGACTACGCCAAGAAGAACCCCGGCAAGAACCTCAACATCGTCGAGCTGCAGGGTACCGTGGGTTCCGCGCCCGCCATCGACCGCAAGGCCGGCTTCGAGGAGATCATCAAGGGCAATCCGCAGCTGAAGATCATCCGCACCCAGACGGGCGAATTCACCCGTGCCAAAGGCAAGGAGGTGATGGAAGCCTTCCTCAAGGCGGACGGCAAGAACATCAACGTGCTGTATGCGCACAACGACGACATGGCCATCGGCGCCATCCAGGCCATCGAGGAAGCCGGCATGAAGCCTGGCAAGGACATCGTCATCGTCTCGATCGACGGCGTCAAGGGCGCCTTCGAGGCCATGATGCAGGGTAAGCTGAACGTGACCGTCGAATGCAGCCCGCTGCTGGGGCCTCAGCTGATGCAGGTGGCGAAGGATGTCGTCGCCGGCAAGCCGGTACCGAAGCGCATCGTGACCCAGGAGAGCGTGTTCCCGGCCGAAGTGGCGGCCAAGGAATTCCCGAACCGTAAATACTGA
- a CDS encoding glycoside hydrolase family 127 protein produces MKLFSCLGAGVALSLALSASAAELFPLRDVRLTDGPFLQAQQTDLRYLLALDAERLLAPFRREAGLALVKPSYGNWESSGLDGHMGGHYLSALALMAASTGDARVRERLDYFVAELKKCQAADGYLGGIPGGRAAWGEIAQGKLHADNFSVNGKWVPWYNLHKTFAGLRDAWQYAGNEDARAMLVKLSDWALALTARLSDEQMQAMLRSEHGGMNEVLADVARLTGDIKYLHLARRFSHQAILQPLAAGEDRLTGLHANTQIPKVIGFERIGQATGEPQWDAAARTFWQTVVEKRSVAIGGNSVKEHFHDSASFAPMVDEVEGPETCNTYNMLKLTALLFERRPSRRYGDYYERALYNHILASQRPGSGGFVYFTPMRPNHYRVYSQVDEGMWCCVGSGIESHARHGEFIYAHDGDDLYVNLYIPSTLDWRAKGVRIEQSTQFPDRASSRLTVRGNATLNLKLRYPGWVKPGALRLKVNGKPVKAVAGEDGYVRIARAWRDGDTVDVALPMTTRLEQLPDRSNHYAVLHGPIVLAAKTAPFAHETLNVFADGSRMGHIAQGPTCPQEAAPLFVSDTRDFLHRFKPVPGQPLTFTAPGLIQGPNAAGLRLIPFFRLHDARYMLYWQHSTPAGAAELRARTAQGEAERIALARRTIDQVAPGEQQPESDHGFQGEGADAGINGGRHWRHASGWFSYRLNDKAGEGRVLRLTFAAADAGRRFDVLVDDQLLRTITLGPNEREFYDVEIDLPARTTHDGSLSVKFAAHPGSLAGGLYGLKLLRGE; encoded by the coding sequence ATGAAGCTGTTTTCCTGTCTTGGCGCCGGTGTCGCGCTCTCGCTGGCGCTGTCCGCCTCCGCCGCCGAACTGTTCCCGCTGCGCGACGTGCGCCTCACTGACGGTCCGTTCCTGCAGGCGCAGCAGACCGACCTGCGCTACCTGCTGGCGCTGGACGCCGAGCGCCTGCTGGCGCCGTTTCGCCGCGAGGCGGGGCTGGCGCTGGTCAAGCCCAGCTACGGCAACTGGGAGTCGTCCGGGCTGGACGGGCACATGGGCGGGCATTACCTGTCCGCGCTGGCGCTGATGGCCGCATCCACCGGCGACGCGCGCGTGCGCGAACGACTCGACTACTTCGTTGCGGAGCTGAAGAAATGCCAGGCGGCCGACGGCTACCTGGGCGGCATTCCCGGCGGGCGCGCCGCCTGGGGCGAGATCGCGCAAGGCAAGCTCCATGCGGACAACTTCAGCGTCAACGGCAAGTGGGTGCCATGGTATAACCTGCACAAGACCTTTGCCGGCCTGCGCGATGCGTGGCAATACGCCGGCAACGAGGACGCGCGCGCCATGCTGGTCAAGCTGTCCGACTGGGCACTGGCGCTGACGGCGCGCCTGTCCGACGAGCAGATGCAAGCGATGCTCAGAAGCGAGCATGGCGGCATGAACGAGGTGCTGGCGGACGTGGCCAGGCTCACCGGCGACATCAAGTACCTGCACCTGGCGCGCCGCTTCTCGCACCAGGCCATCCTGCAACCGCTGGCAGCCGGCGAGGACCGCCTGACCGGCTTGCATGCCAATACCCAGATCCCGAAGGTGATCGGCTTCGAGCGCATCGGCCAGGCCACCGGCGAGCCGCAGTGGGATGCGGCCGCGCGCACATTCTGGCAAACGGTGGTGGAGAAGCGCTCCGTCGCCATCGGCGGCAACAGCGTCAAGGAGCACTTCCACGACAGCGCCAGCTTCGCGCCGATGGTCGACGAGGTGGAAGGGCCCGAGACCTGCAATACCTACAATATGCTGAAGCTGACGGCCCTGCTGTTCGAACGGCGGCCGTCGCGGCGCTACGGCGACTATTATGAACGCGCGCTGTACAACCATATCCTGGCCTCGCAGCGGCCCGGGTCGGGCGGTTTCGTGTACTTCACGCCGATGCGGCCGAATCACTACCGCGTGTATTCGCAGGTGGACGAAGGCATGTGGTGCTGCGTGGGCTCCGGCATCGAGAGCCACGCCAGGCACGGTGAATTCATCTACGCCCACGACGGCGACGACCTGTACGTCAACCTGTACATCCCGTCCACGCTGGACTGGCGCGCCAAGGGCGTGCGCATCGAGCAAAGCACGCAATTCCCCGACCGGGCCAGCAGCCGCCTGACGGTGCGCGGCAACGCCACACTGAATTTGAAGCTGCGTTACCCCGGCTGGGTCAAGCCGGGCGCGCTGCGCCTCAAGGTCAACGGCAAGCCAGTCAAGGCCGTGGCCGGCGAAGACGGCTACGTGCGCATCGCGCGCGCCTGGCGCGACGGCGACACGGTAGACGTGGCCTTGCCGATGACGACGCGCCTGGAACAGCTGCCAGACCGTTCGAACCACTACGCCGTGCTGCATGGCCCCATCGTGCTGGCGGCGAAGACGGCACCGTTCGCGCACGAAACGCTGAACGTGTTCGCGGACGGCTCGCGCATGGGCCATATCGCCCAGGGGCCGACCTGTCCGCAGGAGGCTGCGCCGTTGTTCGTCAGCGACACCAGGGACTTCCTGCACCGCTTCAAGCCCGTGCCAGGGCAGCCGTTGACCTTCACGGCGCCGGGCCTGATCCAGGGCCCCAACGCGGCCGGCCTGCGCCTGATCCCGTTCTTCCGCCTGCACGACGCGCGCTATATGTTGTATTGGCAGCACAGCACCCCGGCCGGCGCGGCCGAGCTGCGCGCGCGCACGGCGCAGGGCGAGGCCGAGCGCATCGCGCTGGCCCGGCGCACGATCGACCAGGTGGCACCGGGCGAACAGCAGCCGGAATCGGACCATGGCTTCCAGGGCGAAGGCGCGGACGCGGGCATCAACGGCGGCCGGCACTGGCGCCATGCCAGCGGATGGTTCAGCTACCGCCTGAACGACAAGGCCGGCGAGGGCAGGGTGCTGCGGCTGACGTTTGCCGCCGCGGATGCCGGCCGCCGCTTCGACGTCCTGGTCGACGACCAGCTGCTCCGCACCATCACGCTGGGCCCGAACGAGCGCGAGTTCTACGACGTCGAGATCGACTTGCCAGCCCGCACGACTCACGACGGATCGCTGAGCGTCAAGTTTGCCGCCCATCCGGGTTCGCTGGCCGGGGGCCTGTACGGCCTCAAGCTGCTGCGCGGCGAGTGA
- a CDS encoding arabinan endo-1,5-alpha-L-arabinosidase — protein MNSTKAMALLAACLAGGITFTCAAQAAQVEVHDPVMAQDGARYYVFSTGPGITFYSSADMKDWVPEGRVFAGEPAWAKRVAPQFDGHVWAPDVVRHDGKFLLYYSVSSFGKNTSGIGVTVNKTLDPRSPDYRWEDQGMVLRSLPNRDEWNAIDPAVIADKAGNGWMAFGSFWGGLKLVRLDASWTRPAEPQQWHTIATRAPTLTPAGEAAPQEVEAPFIFKKGDWYYLFASWGLCCQKEKSTYHVVVGRARDVTGPYLDKDGKDMAKGGGTLVVKGNRNWIGVGHNSAYTFDGRDVLVLHAYETADRYQQKLKVLDIGWDSAGWPTVDPAQLDSYQSRLLPAR, from the coding sequence ATGAACAGTACCAAGGCAATGGCCCTTCTTGCCGCCTGCCTGGCGGGCGGGATTACATTCACCTGCGCCGCGCAGGCGGCCCAGGTGGAGGTGCATGACCCCGTGATGGCGCAGGACGGCGCCCGCTATTACGTCTTCAGCACGGGGCCGGGCATCACGTTCTACAGCTCGGCCGACATGAAGGACTGGGTGCCGGAAGGGCGTGTGTTCGCGGGCGAGCCCGCGTGGGCGAAACGCGTGGCGCCGCAGTTCGACGGCCACGTGTGGGCGCCGGACGTGGTGCGCCATGACGGCAAGTTCTTGCTGTACTACTCGGTATCGAGCTTCGGCAAGAACACCTCCGGTATCGGCGTCACGGTCAACAAGACGCTCGATCCCCGTTCGCCCGACTACAGGTGGGAGGACCAGGGGATGGTGCTGCGGTCGCTGCCGAACCGGGACGAATGGAACGCGATCGACCCGGCCGTCATCGCCGACAAGGCGGGCAACGGCTGGATGGCGTTCGGCTCGTTCTGGGGCGGGCTGAAGCTGGTCAGGCTCGATGCCAGCTGGACCCGGCCGGCCGAACCGCAGCAGTGGCACACGATCGCCACGCGCGCGCCGACGCTCACGCCGGCCGGCGAGGCGGCACCGCAGGAGGTCGAGGCGCCGTTCATCTTCAAGAAGGGCGACTGGTACTACCTGTTCGCCTCCTGGGGCCTGTGCTGCCAGAAGGAGAAGAGCACCTACCACGTCGTCGTGGGCCGAGCGCGCGACGTCACCGGGCCGTACCTGGACAAGGATGGCAAGGACATGGCGAAGGGTGGCGGCACGCTGGTCGTGAAGGGCAACCGCAACTGGATCGGCGTGGGCCACAACAGTGCCTACACGTTCGACGGCCGTGACGTGCTGGTGCTGCACGCCTACGAAACGGCCGACCGCTACCAGCAGAAGCTGAAAGTCCTCGATATCGGATGGGACAGCGCCGGCTGGCCGACGGTGGACCCGGCGCAGCTGGACAGCTACCAGAGCCGGCTGCTGCCGGCGCGCTAG